Proteins from a genomic interval of Desulfuromonas thiophila:
- the purB gene encoding adenylosuccinate lyase translates to MITAISPIDGRYADKVAPLVECFSEYALMRNRVKVEVAWLLALAAHPEFTACRALTPAEETRLRALVAEFSPAEAERIKALERTTNHDVKAVEYYLKEKIAATSLADVSELIHFACTSEDINNLSHALMLRDGLAVMRPLQQQIIAELAERAHRYRAVPMLARTHGQTASPTTLGKELAVFAARLQRQSQASDAVELLGKLNGAVGNFNAHVSAFPELDWPELARTVIEDELGLRQNLFTTQIEPHDYMAELFDALMRWNTIVIDLTRDIWSYISLGYFGQETVKGEIGSSTMPHKVNPIDFENAEGNCGLANALFGHLSAKLPISRLQRDLTDSTVLRNMGVGFGYSLIAYRSLLKGLGKLKLNEAVLAADLDRAWEVLAEPIQTVMRAAGIANPYEKLKELTRGQQIDAAILHAFIDRLDLDEATRERLRELTPARYIGLAPEIADLLDGRLPPVAGKSA, encoded by the coding sequence ATGATTACTGCCATCAGTCCCATCGACGGGCGCTATGCCGACAAGGTTGCCCCGCTGGTCGAATGTTTTTCCGAATATGCGCTGATGCGCAACCGCGTCAAGGTTGAGGTTGCCTGGCTGCTGGCGCTGGCCGCCCATCCGGAGTTTACCGCCTGCCGCGCCCTGACCCCGGCGGAGGAGACCCGCTTGCGCGCCCTGGTTGCCGAGTTCAGTCCGGCCGAGGCCGAGCGCATCAAGGCGCTGGAGCGGACCACCAACCATGATGTCAAGGCGGTGGAATACTATCTCAAGGAGAAGATCGCCGCCACCAGCCTGGCCGATGTCAGTGAGCTGATTCATTTTGCCTGCACCTCCGAGGATATCAACAATCTGTCTCATGCCCTGATGCTGCGCGACGGTCTGGCGGTGATGCGGCCACTGCAGCAGCAGATCATTGCCGAACTGGCCGAGCGGGCCCACCGCTACCGCGCCGTGCCCATGCTGGCGCGCACCCATGGCCAGACGGCTTCACCCACCACCCTGGGCAAGGAGCTGGCGGTGTTTGCCGCCCGCCTGCAACGGCAGAGCCAGGCCAGCGATGCCGTGGAGTTGCTGGGCAAGCTCAATGGCGCGGTTGGCAATTTCAATGCCCATGTCAGTGCTTTCCCCGAGCTCGACTGGCCGGAGCTGGCCCGTACGGTTATCGAGGACGAGCTGGGTCTGCGCCAAAACCTGTTTACCACCCAGATCGAACCGCATGACTACATGGCCGAGCTGTTTGACGCGCTGATGCGGTGGAACACCATCGTCATTGATCTGACCCGCGACATCTGGAGCTATATCTCGCTGGGCTATTTCGGCCAGGAAACCGTCAAGGGCGAAATCGGTTCCTCGACCATGCCGCACAAGGTCAATCCCATCGATTTCGAGAACGCCGAGGGCAACTGTGGCCTGGCCAACGCCCTGTTCGGCCATCTGTCGGCCAAACTGCCCATTTCCCGCTTGCAGCGCGATCTGACCGACTCCACCGTGCTGCGCAACATGGGGGTCGGCTTTGGCTACAGCCTCATCGCCTACCGCTCGCTGCTCAAGGGCTTGGGCAAGTTGAAGCTCAACGAGGCGGTGCTGGCGGCCGATCTTGACCGCGCCTGGGAGGTGCTGGCCGAGCCGATTCAGACGGTGATGCGCGCCGCCGGCATCGCCAACCCCTACGAGAAACTCAAAGAGCTGACCCGTGGCCAGCAGATCGATGCTGCCATCCTGCACGCCTTCATCGATCGTCTGGACCTCGACGAGGCGACGCGGGAACGCCTGCGCGAGCTGACCCCGGCGCGTTACATTGGTCTGGCGCCGGAAATCGCCGATCTGCTGGATGGCAGACTGCCGCCGGTTGCCGGCAAAAGTGCTTGA
- a CDS encoding NADP-dependent isocitrate dehydrogenase, which produces MSKIIWSKIDEAPALATYAFLPVVQAFTKGTGIEVETKDISLAGRIIANMADYLTEDQRIADFLAELGELVKKPEANIIKLPNISASVPQLKAAIKELQGKGYKLPDYPEEATTAEEKELQARYAKCLGSAVNPVLREGNSDRRAAASVKAFAQKNPHRMMKPWPAPGQSQCRVAHMEEGDFYATEKSVTMEKDDVIKFEFVDAAGQVTVLKEGLKLIAGEVFDSSVMRVAKLREFYAATAAEAKQKGVLLSLHLKATMMKVSDPVMFGHAVSVYFKDALEKHAATLKEIGANPNMGLGDILNKLDKLPADKKAEIEADINACYETQAKLAMVDSRKNITNLHVPNDVIVDASMPNVVRDGGKMWNKQDELQDTIAMVPDRCYALMYREIVEDCNRNGQFDPATMGSVSNVGLMAQKAEEYGSHDKTFIAAGKGVIRLVNSAGAVVMEQAVEQGDIFRACQAKDIPIKDWVKLAVSRGKASGQPVVFWLDENRAHDAQIIKKVNKYLPEFDTAGVEIHIMDSVKAMRFSVERIRRGESTISATGNVLRDYLTDLFPILELGTSARMLSIVPLLAGGGLFETGAGGSAPKHVEQFLKEGHNRWDSLGEYCALVPSFEMIAANEGNQKAAVLAETLDAAIGKYLENQKLPSRKVKEIDNRGSSFWLSLYWAEALAAQSKDAALQARFAPVAKALSDNAAKIDQELIDCQGSPVDIGGYYMPDDAKAAAALRPSATYNAIIDAL; this is translated from the coding sequence ATGTCGAAGATTATCTGGTCGAAAATTGACGAAGCTCCGGCTTTGGCAACCTACGCATTCCTGCCGGTTGTGCAGGCATTCACCAAGGGAACCGGTATCGAGGTTGAAACCAAGGATATCTCCCTGGCCGGTCGCATTATCGCCAATATGGCCGATTACCTGACCGAAGATCAGCGCATTGCCGATTTTCTGGCCGAACTGGGCGAACTGGTGAAGAAGCCCGAAGCCAACATCATCAAGCTGCCCAACATTAGCGCCTCGGTGCCCCAGCTCAAGGCCGCCATCAAGGAACTGCAGGGCAAGGGTTACAAACTGCCGGATTATCCGGAAGAGGCCACCACGGCTGAGGAAAAGGAACTGCAGGCCCGTTATGCCAAGTGCCTGGGCAGTGCCGTCAACCCGGTGCTGCGTGAGGGCAACTCCGACCGCCGCGCCGCCGCTTCGGTCAAGGCCTTCGCCCAGAAGAATCCCCATCGCATGATGAAGCCCTGGCCGGCGCCCGGTCAGTCCCAGTGCCGCGTGGCCCATATGGAAGAGGGCGATTTCTACGCGACGGAGAAATCCGTCACCATGGAAAAAGACGACGTCATCAAGTTTGAATTTGTCGATGCCGCTGGCCAGGTGACCGTGCTCAAGGAAGGCCTGAAGCTGATCGCCGGCGAGGTGTTTGATTCCTCGGTGATGCGCGTGGCCAAACTGCGCGAGTTTTACGCTGCTACCGCCGCCGAGGCCAAGCAGAAGGGCGTGCTGCTGTCGCTGCATCTGAAGGCCACCATGATGAAGGTATCCGACCCCGTCATGTTCGGCCACGCCGTGTCCGTTTACTTCAAGGACGCGCTGGAAAAGCACGCTGCCACCCTCAAGGAGATCGGCGCCAATCCCAACATGGGTCTGGGCGATATCCTCAACAAGCTCGACAAGCTGCCGGCTGACAAAAAGGCCGAGATCGAAGCCGATATCAACGCCTGCTACGAGACCCAGGCCAAACTGGCCATGGTCGATTCACGCAAGAACATCACCAACCTGCATGTGCCCAACGACGTGATCGTCGACGCTTCCATGCCGAACGTGGTGCGTGACGGCGGCAAGATGTGGAACAAGCAGGACGAGCTGCAGGACACCATCGCCATGGTGCCGGACCGCTGCTACGCCCTCATGTACCGCGAGATTGTCGAGGACTGCAACCGCAACGGCCAGTTCGATCCGGCCACCATGGGCAGCGTGTCCAACGTCGGCCTGATGGCACAGAAGGCCGAGGAGTACGGTTCCCACGATAAAACCTTCATCGCAGCAGGCAAGGGCGTGATCCGCCTGGTCAACAGCGCCGGCGCGGTGGTGATGGAACAGGCCGTGGAGCAGGGCGATATCTTTCGCGCCTGCCAGGCGAAAGACATTCCCATCAAGGACTGGGTGAAGCTGGCGGTTTCGCGGGGCAAGGCCTCGGGTCAGCCGGTGGTGTTCTGGCTCGACGAGAACCGCGCCCACGACGCCCAGATTATCAAAAAGGTCAACAAGTACCTGCCCGAGTTCGATACGGCTGGTGTCGAAATCCACATCATGGATTCGGTCAAGGCCATGCGTTTCTCCGTTGAGCGCATCCGTCGCGGCGAAAGCACCATCTCCGCCACCGGTAACGTGCTGCGTGACTACCTGACCGACCTGTTCCCGATCCTGGAGCTGGGCACCTCGGCACGCATGCTGTCCATCGTGCCGTTGCTGGCGGGTGGTGGCCTGTTCGAGACCGGCGCTGGCGGCAGCGCGCCCAAGCACGTCGAGCAGTTCCTCAAAGAGGGCCACAACCGCTGGGATTCCCTCGGCGAATACTGCGCCCTGGTGCCGTCTTTCGAGATGATCGCCGCCAACGAGGGTAACCAGAAGGCCGCCGTGCTGGCTGAAACCCTGGATGCCGCCATCGGCAAATACCTGGAAAACCAGAAGCTGCCTTCCCGCAAGGTGAAGGAAATCGACAATCGTGGCAGCTCCTTCTGGCTGAGCCTGTACTGGGCCGAGGCCCTGGCCGCCCAGAGCAAGGACGCCGCTCTGCAGGCCCGTTTCGCGCCGGTGGCCAAGGCTCTGAGCGACAACGCTGCCAAGATTGATCAGGAACTGATCGATTGCCAGGGCAGCCCGGTGGACATCGGTGGCTACTACATGCCGGACGATGCCAAGGCTGCTGCGGCTCTGCGGCCGAGTGCGACCTACAACGCCATTATCGACGCCCTGTAA
- a CDS encoding sodium ion-translocating decarboxylase subunit beta, whose protein sequence is MELFCRFVADSGLAHLGWGHLAMILIGLLFIALAIIKDYEPLLLVPIGFGILLGNIPAAAGMAIGVYDPGSVLSYLYFGVSQGIYPPLIFLGIGAMTDFSAMLSNPRLVLLGAAAQIGIFLTLAGALLLGFSPQEAGAIGIIGGADGPTAIFLSAKLAPHLLGSIAIAAYSYMALVPVIQPPIMRLLTSPAERRIRMKPPRQVSKRERILFPVGAFLICALIAPGSMVLIGMLLFGNLLKESLVTDRLANTARNALIDIVTIVLGLSVGASTSADHFLRPQSLLIFALGALSFGIATAGGILFAKFMNLFLRDKINPLVGAAGVSAVPDSARVVHNMGQKEDPTNFLLMHAMAPNVAGVIGSAIGAGVLWTLLAR, encoded by the coding sequence ATGGAGCTGTTCTGCCGTTTTGTCGCCGACAGCGGTCTGGCGCATCTGGGGTGGGGGCATCTGGCGATGATCCTGATCGGCCTGCTGTTCATCGCCCTGGCCATCATCAAGGATTACGAGCCGCTGCTGCTGGTCCCCATCGGCTTCGGCATTCTGCTGGGCAATATTCCGGCAGCGGCTGGCATGGCGATAGGGGTCTACGATCCCGGCAGCGTGTTGTCATACCTGTATTTCGGCGTCAGTCAGGGCATCTACCCGCCACTGATCTTTCTCGGCATCGGCGCCATGACCGACTTTTCCGCCATGCTGTCCAACCCCAGGCTGGTGTTGCTCGGTGCCGCCGCCCAGATCGGCATCTTTCTCACCCTGGCCGGCGCCCTGCTGCTCGGCTTTAGTCCGCAGGAGGCTGGCGCCATCGGCATCATCGGTGGGGCCGACGGACCGACGGCCATCTTTCTGTCGGCCAAGCTGGCACCCCATCTGCTCGGCTCCATCGCTATCGCCGCCTATTCCTACATGGCGCTGGTACCGGTTATCCAGCCACCCATCATGCGTCTGCTGACCAGCCCGGCCGAACGCCGCATCCGCATGAAACCGCCACGGCAGGTCAGCAAACGGGAACGCATTCTCTTCCCCGTCGGCGCCTTTTTGATCTGCGCCCTGATCGCGCCCGGTTCCATGGTCCTCATCGGCATGCTGCTGTTCGGCAATCTGCTCAAGGAAAGCCTGGTGACCGATCGACTGGCCAACACGGCACGCAACGCCCTGATCGACATTGTCACCATCGTGCTGGGCCTCAGTGTTGGCGCCAGCACCAGCGCCGACCATTTTCTGCGGCCACAATCGCTACTGATCTTCGCCCTCGGCGCCCTGTCCTTCGGCATCGCCACTGCTGGCGGCATCCTCTTTGCCAAGTTCATGAACCTGTTTTTGCGCGACAAGATCAATCCGCTGGTTGGCGCCGCCGGGGTGTCAGCCGTGCCCGACTCAGCCCGCGTGGTCCACAATATGGGACAGAAGGAAGATCCGACCAATTTCCTGCTGATGCACGCCATGGCACCCAATGTCGCCGGCGTTATCGGTTCGGCCATTGGCGCCGGCGTGCTCTGGACGCTGCTGGCCCGCTGA
- a CDS encoding biotin/lipoyl-containing protein: MRKYQLTINDKAVTVTLKELSAEAAEVEIDGCSYQVRIEQIHQQEAFGPQRRSLTGAMPPAATQPATGPTSATAPAVTATSQEDLCAPIPGTILCLHVAVGDPVEAGQPLYKLEAMKMENEISSPRCGTVTQILVRAGDSVAQGQAILQLAARTPQRRQNDASEGI; encoded by the coding sequence ATGCGTAAATACCAGCTGACCATCAATGACAAGGCGGTGACGGTCACCCTCAAGGAGCTCAGTGCCGAAGCAGCCGAGGTCGAAATCGATGGGTGCAGCTACCAGGTGCGCATCGAGCAGATCCATCAGCAGGAAGCCTTCGGCCCCCAGCGCCGCAGCCTCACCGGCGCCATGCCACCCGCAGCCACGCAGCCGGCGACGGGCCCGACGTCAGCCACCGCGCCGGCCGTCACCGCGACCTCGCAGGAGGATCTGTGCGCGCCCATTCCCGGCACCATTCTGTGTCTGCATGTGGCCGTCGGCGACCCTGTTGAAGCCGGCCAGCCGCTTTACAAGCTCGAAGCCATGAAGATGGAAAACGAGATTTCCAGCCCGCGTTGCGGCACCGTGACGCAGATTCTGGTGCGCGCCGGCGACAGCGTCGCGCAGGGACAAGCCATTTTACAACTGGCCGCCCGCACACCACAGCGGCGCCAGAATGACGCCAGCGAGGGGATCTGA
- a CDS encoding OadG family protein, with amino-acid sequence MTLFHLDNLLRNDGIGLIFSGMLIVFAGLTLISLFLYLLPHALTLFDRLRAVNATTSATAAAVPPTAGQAPLTAAELQAAISLVVHLELERCGGELQRITLNRRGPGASFWNARGRMRSLSDRSPHA; translated from the coding sequence ATGACCCTCTTCCATCTTGACAACCTGCTGCGCAACGACGGCATCGGCCTGATTTTCAGCGGCATGCTGATCGTTTTCGCCGGCCTGACGCTGATCAGCCTGTTTCTTTATCTGCTGCCGCACGCCCTGACGCTATTTGACCGGTTGCGCGCGGTGAACGCAACCACGTCAGCCACGGCCGCTGCCGTACCACCAACGGCTGGGCAGGCCCCCTTGACAGCCGCAGAGTTGCAGGCGGCCATCAGCCTGGTGGTGCATCTGGAACTGGAACGCTGCGGCGGCGAGTTGCAGCGCATCACCCTCAACCGGCGCGGCCCCGGCGCTTCCTTCTGGAATGCCCGAGGCCGCATGCGCAGTCTGTCCGACAGGAGCCCTCATGCGTAA